In Choloepus didactylus isolate mChoDid1 chromosome 6, mChoDid1.pri, whole genome shotgun sequence, one DNA window encodes the following:
- the LOC119538421 gene encoding LOW QUALITY PROTEIN: beta,beta-carotene 15,15'-dioxygenase-like (The sequence of the model RefSeq protein was modified relative to this genomic sequence to represent the inferred CDS: inserted 2 bases in 2 codons; deleted 1 base in 1 codon), which translates to MWKCGCLLRLSPPVMDIIFCRNRKEQLEPVRAKVTCKIPAWLQGTLLRVGPGMHTVGKTGYNHWFDGLALLHSFMIGDGEVYYQSKYMRSDTYNVSTGANRIMMLEFGTMAYLDLCKNICSKAFFYLSHAIPDFTDNRLINIMKCVEDFCATTETNYIRKINPQTLGTLEKVDYHKYMAVNLATSHPHYDETRNLFNMGTSIMDKGKTKIVAFKIPATVPGDKKVGKNPLKHTEVFCSILSHFLLSLSYLHSFGVTVNYIIFLEQLFKLDILKMTAVYMQGASWXSCLAFHREDKTYIHIVDQRTRKPVLTRFYTDTMVVFHHVNTYEEDGCILFDIIAYEDNSPYQLFYLVNLNQDFEKNSRLTSTPTVRRFTVPFHVDKNAEISTDLIKLDSTTATAPKEKDDQVYCHLELLYEGLELPRINYAHNGKPYRYIFAVEVQWSPIPTKILKYDLTKSSLKWGEEHCWPAEPXFMPTPGTREEMTELPYQPLSTDSPKPHFLLILDARSFTELAHIAVDMEMHLNLHGLFIPDTD; encoded by the exons ATGTGGAAGTGTGGCTGTTTGCTGAGACTGTCACCCCCTGTGATGGATAtaatattttgcagaaataggaagGAACAACTGGAACCCGTGAGGGCCAAAGTCACATGCAAGATTCCAGCATGGCTGCAGGGAACCCTGCTTCGCGTCGGGCCTGGGATGCACACAGTGGGGAAGACCGGATACAACCATTGGTTTGATGGCCTGGCCTTGCTCCACAGCTTCATGATTGGAGATGGTGAAGTCTATTACCAAAGCAAGTACATGAGAAGTGACACCTATAATGTCAGCACTGGGGCGAACAGGATCATGATGCTGGAGTTTGGAACAATGGCCTATCTGGACCTCTGCAAAAACATATGTTCTAAAGCTTTCTTCTACTTGTCTCATGCCATCCCAGACTTCACAGATAACCGCCTGATTAACATCATGAAGTGTGTAGAAGACTTCTGTGCGACCACAGAGACCAATTACATCAGGAAAATCAACCCACAGACTCTGGGAACCCTGGAGAAGGTGGATTATCATAAATACATGGCCGTGAATCTGGCAACATCACATCCTCATTATGATGAGACCAGAAACCTTTTCAACATGGGCACGTCCATTATGGACAAGGGGAAGACAAAAATC GTGGCATTTAAGATCCCTGCTACAGTACCAGGGGACAAGAAGGTGGGGAAGAACCCCCTGAAGCACACAGAAGTTTTCTGCTCCATCCTCTCCCACTTCCTCCTCTCACTGAGCTACCTCCACAGCTTTGGAGTAACCGTGAACTACATCATTTTCCTTGAGCAGCTGTTCAAGTTGGATATCCTCAAGATGACAGCTGTGTACATGCAGGGAGCCAGCT CTTCCTGCCTGGCTTTCCACAGGGAAGATAAGACGTACATCCATATTGTGGACCAGAGGACCAGAAAGCCTGTTCTGACCAGGTTTTACACTGACACCATGGTTGTCTTTCACCACGTCAACACCTATGAAGAGGATGGCTGCATTCTGTTTGACATCATAGCCTATGAAGACAACAGCCCCTACCAACTCTTCTACTTGGTGAACCTGAACCAGGACTTTGAGAAGAACTCTAGGCTCACCTCCACCCCCACGGTCAGGAGGTTCACCGTGCCCTTCCATGTGGACAAGAATGCAGAAATCAGCACAGATTTAATCAAGCTGGACTCTACAACAGCAACAGCCCCGAAGGAAAAGGATGACCAAGTCTACTGCCACCTGGAATTGCTTTATGAAGGCTTGGAATTACCTCGGattaattatgctcacaatggGAAGCCATACCGATACATCTTTGCTGTGGAAGTTCAGTGGAGTCCAATCCCGACCAAGATACTAAAGTATGACCTCACCAAGTCGTCCTTAAAATGGGGAGAGGAGCACTGCTGGCCGGCAGAGC TGTTCATGCCCACACCAGGCACCCGGGAGGAGATGACGGAATTACCTTATCAGCCATTGTCTACTGATTCCCCAAAACCACATTTTCTGCTTATCCTAGATGCCAGAAGTTTCACAGAATTGGCTCACATAGCCGTCGATATGGAAATGCACCTGAATCTGCATGGTCTATTCATTCCAGACACAGACTAG